One genomic segment of Chitinophaga sancti includes these proteins:
- a CDS encoding RNA polymerase sigma-70 factor gives MNLHLLTDDLLLRLLQASDENAFRVLYQRYWKKLFTTACYKLKSKEAAEEIVQNIFVSLWEKRATLQIESLENYLFIAVKYKVINYVESLMVRQAGQKQLAGNTTDESTEATIMINDLHAAIQQALTQLPAKTREVFTMSRFEKYSVREIARHMNLTEKAVEYHITQSLKLMRVSLKDYMVIGVPLIVTLLK, from the coding sequence ATGAATTTGCATTTGCTGACTGATGATCTCTTGCTCCGGCTATTGCAGGCTTCCGACGAGAATGCATTCCGGGTACTATACCAGCGTTATTGGAAGAAACTATTCACCACGGCCTGTTACAAATTGAAAAGTAAAGAAGCTGCGGAGGAGATTGTACAAAATATTTTTGTCAGTCTGTGGGAGAAGAGAGCCACCTTACAAATCGAAAGTCTTGAAAATTATTTATTTATAGCAGTAAAATATAAGGTCATTAATTATGTGGAGTCTTTAATGGTAAGACAGGCCGGTCAAAAGCAACTGGCAGGGAATACCACGGATGAATCTACAGAGGCGACGATCATGATCAATGACCTGCATGCTGCTATCCAGCAGGCATTGACACAGTTACCGGCTAAGACGAGAGAGGTGTTTACGATGAGTCGTTTTGAAAAATATTCAGTGCGGGAGATTGCGCGGCATATGAACCTGACGGAGAAGGCAGTGGAGTATCATATAACACAAAGCCTGAAATTAATGAGAGTGAGTTTGAAGGATTATATGGTGATAGGGGTGCCATTAATAGTTACATTATTAAAATGA
- a CDS encoding FecR family protein, whose product MNRTEFRLFLKRYAENKCTPEEMTLIDHWYELIGDDELLSSMQEMEWQETEDRLWQKINEGTQPKKSWVIKSRVIKWRWAAIAAAISGIIIATTLYTFYCKDCDDTYYAAAGNTKEYNEIRNDSKANQQVRLEDGTIVNLYPGAAMKYPHHFHTAKREVYLRGKAFFDVGKDANRPFYVYSNHLVTHVLGTSFMIQPAAATGQVEVSVRSGKVEVYEQTNASQKHTTGGVILTPNQRVLYRQKESSFQTTLVEKPEPVVPVTDMPGMQFKFSDDALRTVVNALGNYYGVEIVVENDSLYNCPFTGALTQHDLYTRLDVVCQTIGATYEIIGTRILIRGKGCK is encoded by the coding sequence ATGAACCGAACCGAATTCCGTCTTTTTCTCAAACGTTATGCGGAGAACAAATGTACTCCGGAGGAAATGACCTTAATAGACCACTGGTATGAACTGATCGGCGATGACGAACTACTGTCGTCGATGCAGGAAATGGAATGGCAGGAAACAGAAGACCGCCTCTGGCAAAAGATCAACGAAGGCACGCAGCCAAAAAAATCGTGGGTCATTAAATCGCGGGTTATTAAATGGCGTTGGGCCGCCATCGCCGCCGCCATCTCGGGCATTATCATTGCCACCACCCTGTATACATTTTATTGCAAAGATTGCGACGACACCTATTACGCTGCCGCCGGCAATACAAAAGAATATAACGAGATCAGGAATGACAGCAAAGCCAATCAACAGGTACGACTGGAAGATGGTACAATTGTCAACCTATATCCCGGTGCGGCTATGAAATATCCGCACCACTTTCACACAGCTAAAAGAGAAGTATACTTAAGGGGCAAAGCCTTTTTCGATGTAGGAAAGGATGCCAACCGGCCATTTTATGTATACAGCAACCATCTCGTTACGCACGTACTGGGCACCAGTTTTATGATACAACCCGCCGCCGCCACAGGGCAAGTGGAAGTATCCGTGCGTAGCGGTAAGGTGGAAGTGTATGAACAAACCAATGCCAGTCAGAAACATACTACCGGCGGCGTAATCCTTACCCCGAACCAGCGGGTACTTTACCGCCAGAAGGAAAGCTCCTTCCAGACCACACTGGTCGAAAAACCAGAACCGGTAGTGCCAGTGACAGACATGCCGGGCATGCAATTCAAATTCAGTGACGATGCCCTGCGCACCGTAGTCAATGCACTCGGTAATTACTATGGCGTAGAAATCGTCGTGGAAAACGACAGTCTATACAATTGCCCGTTCACCGGCGCACTTACCCAGCATGATCTCTATACCAGGCTGGATGTGGTATGCCAGACCATCGGGGCCACTTATGAAATAATAGGAACAAGAATACTGATACGGGGAAAAGGATGTAAATAG